In a genomic window of Bacillus rossius redtenbacheri isolate Brsri chromosome 4 unlocalized genomic scaffold, Brsri_v3 Brsri_v3_scf4_2, whole genome shotgun sequence:
- the LOC134542407 gene encoding BTB/POZ domain-containing protein 6-B — protein sequence MECCKCDWQVYKQRVSERGEYLLETGQWSDCKFAVGTEPHQKVFEAHKLFLAMSSPVFEAMFYGGMAEKNEPIPILDVQPEAFKALLEYIYTDVINLQSFDQACELCYVAKKYMLPHLVKECTKYIWRDLHAKNACRAYQFAKLFEEPTLMDKCIEIISSETERVLGDPGFEEVELSTLVTILEQESLCVSSELVLFDAVERWARKECARKGLSPDDNKSLRAVAGPALQKLRFLTLKPAQFAEGPALSPLLLQEESFAVLVNISAPGGGKLPLPEGFCPSAKPRQGPAKSVFDLPVTMDTIKDGNKFVCLRQVAHKPPIPNNSILDCTMTFTVDKNICILGVQVPTQVHPNSAEVPAPHDLATLRQPPSNESYTELLYAHLLDCDGSRLTYTHFTSRVFYGQLVEIGFNRPVYIQRNKVYRVGVVLNKMGWYPMGVCSQSMTCDSVIFNFCVGQPSDYSRDGLIRSIVFTY from the exons ATGGAATGCTGCAAGTGCGACTGGCAGGTGTACAAGCAGCGCGTCAGCGAGAGGGGGGAGTACCTGCTGGAGACCGGCCAATGGAGTGACTGCAAGTTTGCTGTTGGTACAGAGCCTCATCAGAAG GTGTTTGAAGCGCACAAGCTATTCCTGGCTATGTCTAGCCCTGTTTTTGAAGCTATGTTTTACGGCGGCATGGCAGAGAAGAACGAACCTATACCCATTCTTGATGTCCAGCCCGAAGCATTCAAAGCTCTTCTCGA GTACATCTACACGGACGTGATCAACCTGCAGTCGTTCGACCAGGCGTGCGAGCTGTGCTACGTCGCCAAGAAGTACATGCTGCCCCACCTGGTGAAGGAGTGCACCAAGTACATCTGGCGCGACCTGCACGCCAAGAATGCCTGCCGTGCCTACCAGTTCGCCAAGCTGTTCGAAGAGCCCACCCTCATGGACAAGTGCATCGAG ATCATCAGCTCGGAGACGGAGCGGGTGCTGGGCGACCCGGGCTTCGAGGAGGTGGAGCTGTCCACCCTGGTCACCATCCTGGAGCAGGAGTCCCTGTGCGTCAGCTCCGAGCTGGTCCTGTTCGACGCCGTGGAGCGCTGGGCCAGGAAGGAGTGCGCCAGGAAGG GTCTGTCGCCCGACGACAACAAGTCTCTGCGGGCGGTGGCGGGACCGGCGCTCCAGAAGCTGCGCTTTCTCACGCTGAAGCCGGCGCAGTTCGCAGAGGGCCCTGCCCtgtcccccctcctcctccaggaGGAGAGCTTCGCGGTCCTGGTGAACATCTCGGCGCCCGGCGGCGGCAAGCTGCCGCTCCCCGAGGGCTTCTGCCCCTCGGCGAAGCCGCGCCAGGGCCCGGCCAAGAGCGTGTTCGACCTGCCCGTCACCATGGACACCATCAAGGACGGCAACAAGTTTGTGTGCTTGCGCCAGGTGGCTCACAAGCCGCCCATCCCCAACAACAGCATCCTGGACTGCACCATGACCTTCACCGTGGATAAGAACATCTGCATCCTGGGCGTGCAG GTGCCGACGCAGGTGCACCCAAACAGCGCGGAGGTGCCGGCTCCCCACGACCTCGCCACGCTGCGCCAGCCGCCCAGCAACGAGAGCTACACGGAGCTGCTGTACGCCCACCTGCTGGACTGCGACGGCTCCCGCCTCACCTACACCCACTTCACCTCGCGCGTCTTCTACGGCCAGCTGGTCGAGATAGGCTTCAACCGCCCCGTCTACATCCAGCGCAACAAG GTGTACCGCGTGGGAGTGGTGCTGAACAAGATGGGCTGGTACCCGATGGGCGTGTGCTCCCAGAGCATGACATGCGACTCggtcatcttcaacttctgtgtGGGCCAGCCGAGCGACTACTCCCGGGACGGCCTCATCCGCAGCATCGTCTTCACGTACTGA